A single genomic interval of Chryseobacterium paludis harbors:
- a CDS encoding T9SS type A sorting domain-containing protein — protein MKKILLITLFFSSFFLFSQINMIPGGTHYNDTYQVTVYGNGTIYYTTDGTTPTLSSNSGVNSLSITIDQNKEIKAFLVNGQGSTSAIFTRKYYTGVIPTANIYFKVPSSWTNGSCAMIDMVNPNSVNGFVIDNIWPGFPMINTGCEGWYKLIRNFENANVSFNNCTPFSNIPTSISTNVIPVGSTIYYDFTNGEISNPPSCLFLNTDETKEKNITLVKVYPNPVFDVLKINSIKDFKDYEIIDTSGKVISKHQISTNEISISHLTSGNYFIKLKDQQGNVIFLKFIKK, from the coding sequence ATGAAAAAAATTTTACTTATTACGTTATTCTTTTCATCTTTTTTTCTTTTCTCACAAATAAATATGATTCCTGGAGGTACCCATTATAACGACACCTATCAGGTAACAGTTTATGGAAATGGAACAATTTACTACACTACAGATGGTACTACTCCTACATTGAGCTCCAATTCCGGGGTTAATAGTTTGTCGATTACAATCGATCAGAATAAAGAAATTAAAGCATTTTTAGTGAACGGACAAGGAAGTACTTCAGCTATATTCACCAGAAAATATTACACTGGAGTGATCCCGACAGCAAATATTTATTTTAAAGTTCCTTCAAGTTGGACAAACGGAAGTTGCGCAATGATCGATATGGTAAATCCTAATTCAGTTAACGGTTTTGTTATTGATAATATCTGGCCTGGATTTCCAATGATCAACACAGGATGCGAAGGCTGGTATAAGCTCATAAGAAATTTCGAAAATGCCAATGTAAGTTTCAATAATTGCACTCCATTTTCAAATATCCCTACCAGTATCAGCACCAATGTAATTCCAGTGGGAAGTACGATATATTACGATTTTACCAATGGTGAAATTAGCAATCCTCCTTCGTGTCTCTTTTTAAATACCGATGAAACCAAAGAAAAGAATATTACGCTGGTAAAAGTTTACCCAAATCCGGTTTTTGATGTTTTAAAAATCAACAGCATTAAAGATTTTAAAGACTATGAAATTATAGATACCAGTGGAAAAGTGATATCTAAACATCAGATTTCTACCAACGAAATCTCTATCAGTCATTTAACCTCAGGAAATTATTTTATAAAATTAAAAGATCAGCAAGGAAATGTCATTTTCTTAAAATTCATCAAAAAATAA
- a CDS encoding phage holin family protein, which yields MNLIIRLLVTAIVAFLLTKILPGVHFEGFSTAIIFAIVLGLLNLIVKPVLSLLGLPLTIITLGLFALVINALIILLADYFIDSMVVDGFWWALIFSIALSLITSLANSMFSDGD from the coding sequence ATGAACTTAATTATCCGATTACTGGTAACTGCAATCGTTGCGTTCCTTTTAACAAAAATTTTACCGGGAGTACATTTTGAAGGTTTTTCAACTGCGATTATTTTCGCCATTGTTTTAGGTCTTTTAAACCTGATCGTAAAACCAGTTTTAAGTCTTTTGGGACTTCCATTAACAATCATTACGTTAGGATTGTTTGCTTTGGTAATTAATGCATTAATCATCCTGCTTGCTGATTATTTCATAGACAGTATGGTAGTAGACGGTTTCTGGTGGGCACTTATTTTCAGTATTGCCCTTTCTCTTATTACCTCTCTGGCAAACTCTATGTTCTCAGATGGTGATTAA
- a CDS encoding S9 family peptidase: protein MKLKYSLLALAAPLLMNAQQLMTPEILWTLKKVGVQAVSPDQSSLIYKVGQVDLKTEKTKNENYFLNVLNNQSSKIDLGKKSLIQWDKNGIYAQEGDKIFLSKDNGKTWTEFYTIGEADNIVISPDGKRIAFSKQVLVEKVMGKDKYSDTPKTTAQVYTDLNHRHWDYYNEGKYNHVFVVNTSDKVESSKDLLEGKTWDSPQRPFGGTEDFIWSPDSLQLLYVTKPKSGKEYSTSTNTDIFAYDVASGSTKNLTETNKGYDVNPKFSPDGKSLVWQSMERDGYEADKNDIKIMDWKSGKIENLTKGWDESVSGDVFWGGDSKTIYFTAAFRGTKQLFSIDPKNAKVQQITKGDFDVNEIFADTKNTLLVGRTDVNHATDIFSVNVKNGEMKQITEANKDTYAKLAQGKSELKMVKTTDGKEMGVWFHYPPNFDPNKKYPTLVYCQGGPQSALTQFFSVRWNFALMTANGYIVVAPNRRGMPGWGTKWNEEISKDWGGQPMRDYLAATDYAKSLPYVDGERVAAVGASYGGYSVFMLAGIHDNRFKTFIAHDGLFDMKSWYLTTEELWFANWDLGSPWEKPMPKAYTEFNPSNFVEKWNKPIMIFQGGIDYRVPYEQGQEAFQAAKLRGLKTKLVYFPNENHWVLHPQNGLVWQREFFDWLKETL, encoded by the coding sequence ATGAAACTTAAGTACAGTCTGCTGGCTTTAGCAGCCCCACTTTTAATGAATGCACAACAGTTAATGACACCTGAAATTCTTTGGACTTTGAAAAAAGTGGGAGTACAGGCCGTTTCACCGGATCAGTCTTCTCTTATTTACAAAGTAGGACAGGTAGATCTAAAAACAGAAAAAACGAAAAATGAGAACTATTTTCTTAATGTTCTTAATAATCAGTCTTCAAAAATAGACCTTGGTAAAAAATCACTTATTCAGTGGGATAAGAATGGGATCTACGCACAGGAAGGAGATAAAATCTTTCTTTCTAAAGACAATGGGAAAACCTGGACAGAATTTTATACGATCGGAGAAGCTGATAATATTGTAATTTCTCCTGATGGAAAGAGAATAGCTTTCAGCAAACAGGTTTTGGTTGAGAAAGTAATGGGGAAAGATAAATATAGTGATACCCCAAAAACCACGGCACAGGTTTATACAGATTTGAACCATAGACACTGGGACTACTACAATGAAGGGAAATATAACCATGTTTTTGTAGTCAATACTTCAGATAAAGTGGAATCATCAAAAGACTTATTGGAAGGAAAGACCTGGGATTCTCCGCAGAGACCTTTCGGGGGGACTGAAGATTTTATCTGGAGCCCGGATTCCTTACAGCTATTGTATGTTACTAAGCCAAAAAGTGGAAAAGAATATTCAACAAGTACCAATACAGATATCTTTGCCTATGATGTAGCTTCTGGTTCTACAAAGAACCTAACAGAGACAAATAAAGGTTATGATGTTAATCCAAAATTCAGTCCTGACGGGAAATCATTGGTTTGGCAAAGTATGGAAAGAGATGGATATGAAGCCGATAAAAATGATATAAAAATCATGGACTGGAAGTCCGGGAAAATAGAAAACCTTACAAAAGGTTGGGATGAAAGTGTTTCTGGAGATGTTTTCTGGGGTGGAGATTCCAAAACGATTTATTTTACTGCAGCGTTTAGAGGAACAAAACAGTTATTTTCTATAGATCCTAAAAATGCAAAAGTGCAACAGATCACAAAAGGTGATTTTGATGTGAATGAAATTTTTGCAGATACTAAAAATACACTTTTAGTAGGAAGAACTGATGTAAACCATGCTACAGATATATTCTCTGTAAACGTTAAAAACGGAGAAATGAAGCAGATCACAGAAGCTAATAAAGATACCTATGCAAAATTAGCTCAGGGAAAATCTGAATTGAAAATGGTAAAGACGACAGATGGAAAAGAAATGGGTGTATGGTTCCATTATCCACCAAACTTCGATCCTAATAAAAAATATCCAACACTAGTATATTGCCAGGGAGGACCTCAATCTGCATTGACACAATTTTTCAGTGTAAGATGGAACTTTGCCCTAATGACAGCAAATGGATATATTGTGGTTGCACCAAACAGGAGAGGAATGCCAGGATGGGGAACGAAATGGAATGAGGAGATTTCTAAAGATTGGGGTGGACAGCCAATGAGAGACTATTTGGCAGCTACAGATTATGCTAAATCTTTACCCTATGTAGATGGAGAAAGAGTTGCAGCTGTAGGAGCAAGTTATGGCGGATACAGTGTATTCATGCTGGCTGGAATTCATGATAACAGATTCAAAACATTTATTGCTCATGATGGATTGTTTGATATGAAATCTTGGTATCTAACAACAGAAGAGCTTTGGTTCGCTAATTGGGATCTGGGTTCTCCATGGGAAAAACCTATGCCAAAAGCATATACCGAATTCAACCCTAGTAACTTTGTTGAAAAATGGAATAAACCAATTATGATCTTCCAGGGTGGGATAGATTACCGTGTTCCCTATGAACAAGGACAGGAAGCTTTCCAGGCTGCAAAATTGAGAGGTCTTAAAACTAAATTAGTATATTTCCCTAACGAAAACCACTGGGTACTTCATCCACAAAACGGATTGGTATGGCAAAGAGAATTCTTTGATTGGTTGAAAGAGACTTTATAA
- a CDS encoding DNA-deoxyinosine glycosylase: protein MQNRISSFPPLIDIQSEILILGSIPGVKSLEMQQYYAHPQNKFWKIIFELFGEDFTEDYTKRMETLKKHHIALWDVIDSCERKGSLDSEIRNEEANQIAELLEEYPNVKVIFCNGGKSYKNLQKALGKDYKLPIILLPSTSPLHTVSYEKKLEDWVRILEFLE from the coding sequence ATGCAAAACCGTATTTCCTCATTTCCTCCGCTTATTGATATTCAGTCTGAAATTCTAATTTTAGGTTCTATTCCCGGTGTGAAGTCTTTAGAAATGCAACAGTATTATGCCCACCCGCAAAATAAATTCTGGAAGATCATCTTTGAACTATTCGGTGAGGATTTTACAGAAGATTATACAAAAAGAATGGAGACGCTAAAGAAACATCACATTGCACTTTGGGATGTTATCGATTCCTGCGAAAGAAAAGGCAGCCTTGACTCCGAAATCAGAAATGAAGAAGCTAATCAGATTGCAGAGCTTCTGGAAGAATATCCTAATGTAAAAGTGATTTTTTGTAATGGCGGGAAATCGTATAAAAACCTGCAAAAAGCTTTAGGAAAAGATTATAAACTTCCCATTATCTTACTTCCTTCAACAAGTCCTCTGCATACCGTTTCATATGAGAAGAAACTGGAAGACTGGGTGAGAATCCTGGAGTTTTTAGAGTAG